The following DNA comes from Bradyrhizobium sp. SK17.
GCCCGAGAAATTCTACCACGACAACAAGATCGAGCTGATCACCGACCGGGCGCACGCGATCGACCGCAATGCGCGGAAAGTGGTGCTCGCCTCCGGCGCGTCGCTCGACTACGGCCATCTGGTGTTCGCGACCGGTGCGCGCAACCGGCTGCTCGATATTCCCAACGCCAGGCTGGACGCGGTGCGCTATCTGCGCATCCTCGACGAGAGCCAGGCGCTGCGCGAATTGATCGCACCCGGCATGCGGGTCGTGGTGATCGGCGCGGGCTTCATCGGGCTCGAATTCGCCGCCACAGCGCGAGCGAAAGGCCTCGAGGTCGATGTGGTCGAGCTCGCTTCCCGCGTGATGGCGCGCGCGGTTACCGCGGAGATTTCCGAGTTCTCGCAGGCGCGTCACGCCGCGGCCGGCATCCGGATTCAGCTCGGCGTGCAGGTCACGGCGATCGAGGCCGATGGCGCCAGGGTCACCGGCGTCAGCCTGAGCAACGGCACGCATATCCCGGCCGATCTCGTCGTGGTCGGCGTCGGCGTGCTGCCGAATGTCGAGCTGGCCGCAGAGGCCGGCCTTCCGGTCGCATCCGGCATCATCGTCGACGAGCATCTCTTGACCGCCGATCCCAACGTCTCCGCAATCGGCGATTGCGCGCTCTACACCAGCAAGCGGTTCGGCGGATCGCTGCGGCTGGAATCGGTGCAGAACGCGACCGACCACGCGCGCTGTGTCGCGGCGCGGCTGACCGGCAAGACCGAGGTCTATGACGGTCTGCCGTGGTTCTGGAGCGACCAGGGCCCGGACAAGCTGCAAATGGCAGGTCTCACCACCGGCTACGACCGCGTCGTCGTGCGCGGCGACCGCGCCCAGGGGGCATTCTCGGCGTTCTGCTATCGCGGCGACAGGCTGCTCGGCATCGAGTCGGTGAATCGCGCCGGCGATCACATGTTCGGGCGCAGGCTGCTTGGTGCCGACGGCTCGATCACGCCGGAGCAGGCCGCGGATGCGAGCTTTGATTTGAAGAGCGCGCTGACGTAAACGCAAACAAGCGTCGTCCCGGCGCAGGCCGGGACCCATACGCCGCGGCGGACGTTGTGCAAACGACTCGTCGTTCCAGCGTCCCTCAACAATGACCATTCGTGATTATGGGTCCCGGCCTGCGCCGGGACGAGTCGTGGAAAGAACGGCGTTCACCTCATCCGCCGTCGGCATCGACGGCGCAGCCCCCATCCGTTGCACGCAGATCGAGGCGGCGGCGTTGGCGTAGGCCAGGGCGTCGCCTAGCGGCTTGCCGACAGCGAGTTGTGAGGCGAGGGCGCCGACGAAGCAATCGCCGGCGCCTGTGGTGTCGACGGCCTTGACCTCGCGCCCCGGCACCAGCAGCGGCTGGTGGCCCTTGACCAGCACCAGAACGCCGCGCTTGCCGAGCGTGACGCAGACGATCTTGCCTGGCCCCATGGTTCGCGCCGCTTCGGCAAAGCGGGAGGCGGTATCGTGGTCGCTGAGCTCCGTTCCAGCGAGGAGGCCGAGCTCGGTCTCGTTGAGGATCAGGATATCGACCAGATCCAGCAGCGTCTTGTCGGCCTGTTTCGCCGGCGCCGGATTGAGGATCGTGGTGACGCCGGCCGCGCGGGCACGTCTGAAGAACGCGGCGATGGTCGGCAGCGGAATCTCGAACTGGCTGACCGCGACGTCGCCCTTCGCAAGCGCGGGGGCCACGACGTCGTCGGCATCGACCAGTCCGTTGGCGCCCGGCACCACGACGATCGTGTTGTCGGCATGGGCAAGCGTGATGATCGCCGTGCCGGAATGCGCGCCGTCCGTATCCTTGACGAAGGCGAGATCGACGCCTTGCGCGGCAAGGAATGCTCGCAGCTCCCTGCCGAATGCGTCGGTGCCGAGCCGGCCGATCAGCGTGGTCGGAATGCCGAGCTTGGCCGAGGCGACCGCCTGGTTGGCGCCCTTGCCGCCAGGAAAATACAGCACGGCCTGGCCGGCCACGGTTTCGCCGACCCGCGGATGGCGCTCCGCGGTCGCCACCACGTCCATGTTGATGCTGCCGGCGACGAAGACGCGGCCCATGGCTAGCTCCACTCAGGCGTCGGCACGAAACTCCTGCTTGACCGCCGCGATATCGGCGAGCGTCGGCAGGCCGGCCTCGTTGCCGAGCTTCTGGATCTTGAAGGTCGACGCCGCGCGCGCGAACTTGAAGTGCTCATGCCAGCCCTTGCTCGGATTTGCGAGGTAAGAATAGATGTAGGCGCCGTGGAAGACATCGCCCGCGCCGTTGGTGTCGATCACCCGCTCGCGCGGGATCGGGAATGCCGGCAAGGTTCGCACCGCGCCGGCCTCGTCGTACCAGAGCAGGCCACGCTCGCCCATGGTGACGCCGCCGACCTTGCAGCCGCGGCTCTTGAGATAGTCGAGCATCTGCTCTGGCGTCTTGTCCATCTGCTCGCACAGCCGCTCGGCGACGATCGCAATGTCGATGAAGGCGAGCAACTCGTGGGTGTTGGTGCGCAGGCCGCCGCCGTCGAGCGAGGTCAGGATGCCGGCCTCGCGGCACAGCTTCGCGTAATGGATCGCAGCGTCCGGCTGGTGGCCGTCGATGTGCAGCGCGCGGCAGCCATCGATGTTCAGCAGCGGAAACGGATGGATGTGCTGGTCGTCGCGGCAGCGCACGATGGCACGCTTGCCGTCATGGGGCATGATGAAGGACAGCGAGGAGGAGTTGACCTTGCGCGGATGGAACGAGATGCCGTACCTGTCGGCCATGTCCCAGAACATCCGCCCCAGCCAGTCATTGGCCATGGTGGCGATCAGGTCCGGCTCGATGCCGAGCTTGGCGCAGCAGAACGCCGCGGTCACCGCGTTGCCGCCGAACGACACGGCATAGGCGTCCGCGACGTGCTTTTCGTCGCCGACCGGCATGTGATCCGTGATGAAGGTGACGTCGATATAGGTCTGTCCGATGAAGAGAGCCTGCATTCGCTTTCCGTCGTCGCTTGGTGTGGTCCCGGCCGGTGACCAGACTAGCACTGCTGGTCGGCCGACATCGCTGAAAATATTCGCAACCTTGCCTGGTTTGCGGGTACAGATGGGGCGGGCGAGCAGATCGAGGACCGTTCTGGCATTCGGCATAACGGCCGCCCGCAGCCCGTGGTTCCGGGATGCGCAAGGGAGGAGCACAATGACGGCAGATTCGGGGAGGCCGCAACCATGATTACAGGTCTCGATCATGTCGTCGTCCTGACCAGCGACATCGCGGCCGCCAGCGCCGCCTACGAGACGCTGTTCGCGCGGGCGCCGGCCTGGCGCAATAGCGGCGACGGCGCGAACCGCGTGCTGTTCACGCTCGACAACACCACGCTGGAATTGATGGCGCCGCGCGGCGACGAGGACGCCGCGCAACGCGTCCGCGGCGCGCTCGCCACCCAGGGAGAAGGGCTTGCGAGCCTCTGCTTCCGCACCAGCGACGTCGCCAGGACGCATCGCAGGCTCGAGCGGCTGACGCTGAAGCCCGAGCCGGTCGCCGAGGTCGAGAGCCGCGACGAGGCGAGCGGCGCCACGCTGTCGTGGAAGCGCACGCGCGCCGCGACCGAGGCGACGCGCGGCGTGCGCATGTTCTTCCTGGAGCGGGATCAGGAGCGGCCGCTGTCGGTGCGCACCACGCCGGCCTCGATCACCGCGATGGATCATGTGGTGGTCTCGACCGCCGACCCGGAACGGGCCGCGGCACTCTATGGCGCGCGGCTCGGGCTCGACATGGCACTCGACCGCTCGCATCCCGACTGGGGACGGCTGATGTTCTTCCGCTGCGGCGATCTCGTCGTCGAGGTCACGCACCGGCCGAGCAAGGGGAATGACAAGGCGGAGGCCGACGCCCCGGACCGGCTGCGCGGCATCTGCTGGCGCGTCGCCGACATCGATGCCACGCATGCGCGGCTGGTTGCCGCCGGCGTCGACGTCTCGGAGATTCGTACCGGCCGCAAGCCCGGCACGCGCGTGATAACGGTGCGCAACGGCACGTGCGGTGTGCCGACGCTCCTGGTGCAGCCCTCTCAGGGGAAGCCAGACTAGGCGGCGCTTCGGCTGCGCGTCTTCCGGGCAGCGTGCGTGGGATCTCGTCATTCCGGGTGCGCCTCTTGGCGCGAGCCCGGAATCCATTCATCCAACGTACGTTCGGTTCGATGGATTCCGGGTTCTCGCTTCACGAGCCTCGGAATGACGAAGGGACACCGCGAGAAATATCCCCGCGCCACCATCGCGACAACATTCGTTCTCAAACGTCGCGCGTCATGCTAGGTTGATTGATCCAGCATCACCGGGCAATCGATTTGGCCAAGGCAAAGCGAATACAGAGATGGCAGCGCGACCCGGAAGGGATGCGGCTGCGGATTCTCGAGGCGGCCAAGCAGGAATTCGCCGCCCATGGCCTTGCGGGCGCGCGGGTCGATCGCATTGCGGCCAATGCCGGCGCCAACAAGCGCATGCTGTACTACCATGTCGGCAACAAGGAGGATCTCTATCTCGAGGTGCTGGAAGGAGCCTATGAGAAGATTCGCGCCGAGGAGCGCACGCTCGATCTCGAGCATCTCGATCCTCCTGAAGCGATCGGGCGTCTGATCGACTTCACCTGGAACTATTTTCTGCGCAATCCCGAGTTCCTGGCATTGCTGAACACGGAAAACCTCGCCAAGGCAAAGCACCTGAAGCGCTCGACCAAGGTCAAGTCGATGCACTCGCCCTTTGTCGAGATGATTCGAACGGTGGTGACGCGCGGCGTCGAGAGCGGCGATTTCCGCGTCACGGTCGATCCGGTGCAGCTCTATATCTCGATCGCGGGGCTTGCGTTCTTCTATCTTTCCAACAGCGCCACCTTGAGCGTGATCTTCGGCCGCGACCTACTCAAGAAGGACGCCCGCGACGAGCGTCTCGATCACATGATCGCGCTGGTGCTGGCGGCGCTGACCGGCAAGTCCACCGCCGCGTTCGGCGCGATGCCGGTGCGGCACGCCGCGGAACACCGCGTGGTGTGACGGCTCGCGGTATCGTCCGCGGCCCGTATTCACAAAATCTCGTCTGACGAAAGTAGGGGATTCCAGCGCGATTTCGTCGCGTGCCGGGGGCTGGACAGTAATTATCCAACGGGTTAATTTCTGACCGAACGAGAGAGACTGCAAGGGAGTGGGGACGTGGCGGAGGCAAAGAGCCCTTCGGGCCTGTCGAAGGTGCTGAACGCGGCGTGGCTGCGCCCGTTCCTGTTCCTGGTGGTCATCGTGGCCGCCTGGGACCTCTCGATCCGCCTGTTCCACATCCCGGCCTATCAGATCCCGTCGCCCGGCGACGTCGTCGCGGTGCTGTGGAGCGACTGGCCGGAGCTGCTGCGACAGTCCTGGCCGACCACCTACGCGACGCTTTGCGGTTTCCTGCTGTCGGCGCTGTTCGGCATTCCCGTTGCCATGCTGATCGCGGGCTCGAAGACGGTCGAAAGCTACGTCTATCCGCTGCTGGTGTTCTCCCAATCGGTGCCGAAGATCGCGATCGCGCCGTTGTTCGTGGTGTGGTTCGGCTTCGGCATCATTCCCAAGGTGATCTCGGCGTTCCTGCTCGGCTTCTTCCCCGTCGTGGTCTCGGCGGTGCAGGGCTTCAAGTCGGTCGATCCCGACATGGTCGATCTGGCGCGCGCGATGCAGGGCAGCCGCTCCAAGGTGTTCTGCGCGGTCAACCTGCCGCACGCGATGCCCGCGATCTTCTCCGGCCTGAAGGTCTCGGTGACGCTCGCGGTGGTCGGTGCCGTGGTCGGCGAGTTCGTCGGCTCCAATTCCGGCATCGGCTATGTGATGCAGCGTTCGATCGGCACCTTCGACCTGCCGACGATGTTCGCCGCGCTGGTGATCCTGGCGCTGCTCGGCGTCATCCTGTTCTGGATCGTCGACCGCATCGAGCGGCTGGTGATCCCCTGGCACGTCAGCCAGCGCGACGACATCAGCTTCGCTTCCTAGCGCTGCAACCGAACAAGCGGTCCACACAAGGGCCGGATCATCGAGGGAGAACAACCATGAAGCGTTTGATTGCGGTCGTGGGCGCCGCATTGGTCTGGAGCGCGCTGGCAGTGGCACCGGCATCCGCGGCCGACAAGGTCGTGCTGATGCTGAACTGGTACGTCTATGGCGAGCACGCGCCGTTCTATTACGGCAAGGCCAAGGGCATCTACGCCGCCGAGGGTATCGACCTCGAGATCCAGGAAGGCCGCGGCTCGGCCGCGACCACACAGGCGGTGGCCGCCAAGACCGCGGATTTCGGCTATGTCGACGTGCCCACGATGATGCGCGCGGTGGTGAAGGGCGCGCCCGTAATCGCCACCGGTGTGCTGTTGCAGACCAGTCCGATGTCGGCCATGGGCTTCGTCGACAAGAACATCAGGAAGCCGGAGGACATCAAGGGCAAGACGGTCGCGATCACGCCGGCGGATTCGATGACGCAGATCTGGCCGCTGTTCCTGAAGAAGACCGGCCTGAAGGAAAGCGACTTCCATACCGTCGCCGGCGACGGCCAGACCAAGCTCAACGCCGTCATCAACGGCCAGGCCGATCTGCTGCTTGGCTATGTCATGGACCAGTCGATGAAGATCAAGGACGCCACCGGCAAGGACGTCTATCCGATCAAGTTCGCCGACTACGGCATCAACATGGTATCGTCGGGCATCATCGCGAACTCGGATTATGTGAAGGCCAACGCAGATTTGGTCCGCCGCTTCATGTCGGCGACGACCAAGGCGGTGGAGGCCGCGGAGAAGGACCCGAAAGCGGCGGCGCAGTCGATCCTCGACGCCAATCCGAAGGGCGGCAAGATCGACACGCTGACCCAGGGCTTCGAATTGACGATCCCGCTCTATCGCACGCCGGAGACTAAGGACAAGCGGCCGTTCCAGGTCACCGACCAGAACATGACCGAGTCGGTCGATCTGATGGTCGAATATGGCGGCCTCGACGCCAAGGCGAAGGCCAATCCGAAGGCGTTCTACACCAACGACTATCTGCCGAAGGGTAATTCGTAAGCCATGAAATCGGCGATCAGGAGTGCTGCCGAGCAGCCCGCCGCGCATCTGCGCCTGGTGTCGGACCGCGCGACCGGCACCGCCCGGGCATCAGGCTGTCGGGCGTGTCGAAGACCTACCGGTCGCGTGACGGCGATGTGCCGTCGCTGCGGCCGCTCGACTTCACCATCAACGACGGCGAATTCTTCGTCGTGGTCGGGCCGTCCGGCTGCGGCAAGTCCACACTGCTGAAAATGATCTCGGGCCTGCTGCCGCCGACATCAGGCGAGGTGCTGGTCGACGGCGAGCCGGTGACGAAGCCGCACGGCAATGTCGGCATCGTGTTCCAGAACGCCTTGCTGCTGCCGTGGCGCAACATCCTCTCCAACGTGATGCTGCCGATCGACATGAAGCGGCTCGCCCGCGACAAATATCTCGATCGCGCCAAGGCGTTGTTGAAACTGGTGGGGCTCGAAGGTTTCGAGAAGAAGCTGCCCTGGCAGCTCTCCGGCGGCATGCAGCAGCGCGCCTCGATTTGCCGGGCACTGGTGCACGATCCCAAGATCATGTTGATGGACGAGCCGTTCGGCGCGCTCGACGCCATGACGCGGGAGCGGATGAATGTCGAGCTGATGCGGATCCAGCGCGAGACCGGCAAGACCGTTCTGTTGATCACGCACTCGATTCCCGAAGCCGTGTTCCTCGCCGACCGCGTGCTCGTGATGACCGAGCGTCCCGGCGCGATCGCTGCGATCTATGACGTGCCGATGCTGCGGCCGCGCTCGCTCGAGACGATGTCCGATCCCGTCTTCACCGAACTGGTGCAGCGCATCCGCAAGCATTTCTTCACCCAGGGATCGCTGGACTGAACCGAGCCGACGATGCCGCTTCACCTCAGAGTCAAAGATATTGCCTACTTCGAACGGCCGCTGCCCTTCGCCCGGCCGTTCCGTTTCGGCGCCGTGACGGTCAACGCCGCGAGGCAGGTCTTTGTGCGGGTCGAGATCGAGGTGGAAGGCAAGGGCCGCGCCACCGGCGCCAGCGCCGAGATGCTGGCGCCGAAATGGTTCGACAAGCGGCCGCATCTGACGCCGGACCAGACGGTTGACGACCTGCGCCGCTCGCTTGCCATCGCACGCGAGCTCTATCTGGCGAGCCGGGATTTTGATACCGCGTTCGGCCTGCACGCTGCTTGCATCGGTACCCAAGTCGAGGCTTGCGCGAAACTGGACATTCCTCCGCTTGCCGCGATTTTCGGCCCGGCTGAGATCGACAAGGCCATTCTCGACG
Coding sequences within:
- a CDS encoding NAD(P)/FAD-dependent oxidoreductase, encoding MTGSVIIVGAGHAGFQLAASLRQAGFAERIALLNDEGHLPYQRPPLSKAYLKGTGGPETLMFRPEKFYHDNKIELITDRAHAIDRNARKVVLASGASLDYGHLVFATGARNRLLDIPNARLDAVRYLRILDESQALRELIAPGMRVVVIGAGFIGLEFAATARAKGLEVDVVELASRVMARAVTAEISEFSQARHAAAGIRIQLGVQVTAIEADGARVTGVSLSNGTHIPADLVVVGVGVLPNVELAAEAGLPVASGIIVDEHLLTADPNVSAIGDCALYTSKRFGGSLRLESVQNATDHARCVAARLTGKTEVYDGLPWFWSDQGPDKLQMAGLTTGYDRVVVRGDRAQGAFSAFCYRGDRLLGIESVNRAGDHMFGRRLLGADGSITPEQAADASFDLKSALT
- a CDS encoding ABC transporter permease; the protein is MAEAKSPSGLSKVLNAAWLRPFLFLVVIVAAWDLSIRLFHIPAYQIPSPGDVVAVLWSDWPELLRQSWPTTYATLCGFLLSALFGIPVAMLIAGSKTVESYVYPLLVFSQSVPKIAIAPLFVVWFGFGIIPKVISAFLLGFFPVVVSAVQGFKSVDPDMVDLARAMQGSRSKVFCAVNLPHAMPAIFSGLKVSVTLAVVGAVVGEFVGSNSGIGYVMQRSIGTFDLPTMFAALVILALLGVILFWIVDRIERLVIPWHVSQRDDISFAS
- a CDS encoding sugar kinase, translated to MQALFIGQTYIDVTFITDHMPVGDEKHVADAYAVSFGGNAVTAAFCCAKLGIEPDLIATMANDWLGRMFWDMADRYGISFHPRKVNSSSLSFIMPHDGKRAIVRCRDDQHIHPFPLLNIDGCRALHIDGHQPDAAIHYAKLCREAGILTSLDGGGLRTNTHELLAFIDIAIVAERLCEQMDKTPEQMLDYLKSRGCKVGGVTMGERGLLWYDEAGAVRTLPAFPIPRERVIDTNGAGDVFHGAYIYSYLANPSKGWHEHFKFARAASTFKIQKLGNEAGLPTLADIAAVKQEFRADA
- a CDS encoding TetR/AcrR family transcriptional regulator, yielding MRLRILEAAKQEFAAHGLAGARVDRIAANAGANKRMLYYHVGNKEDLYLEVLEGAYEKIRAEERTLDLEHLDPPEAIGRLIDFTWNYFLRNPEFLALLNTENLAKAKHLKRSTKVKSMHSPFVEMIRTVVTRGVESGDFRVTVDPVQLYISIAGLAFFYLSNSATLSVIFGRDLLKKDARDERLDHMIALVLAALTGKSTAAFGAMPVRHAAEHRVV
- a CDS encoding ABC transporter substrate-binding protein; this translates as MKRLIAVVGAALVWSALAVAPASAADKVVLMLNWYVYGEHAPFYYGKAKGIYAAEGIDLEIQEGRGSAATTQAVAAKTADFGYVDVPTMMRAVVKGAPVIATGVLLQTSPMSAMGFVDKNIRKPEDIKGKTVAITPADSMTQIWPLFLKKTGLKESDFHTVAGDGQTKLNAVINGQADLLLGYVMDQSMKIKDATGKDVYPIKFADYGINMVSSGIIANSDYVKANADLVRRFMSATTKAVEAAEKDPKAAAQSILDANPKGGKIDTLTQGFELTIPLYRTPETKDKRPFQVTDQNMTESVDLMVEYGGLDAKAKANPKAFYTNDYLPKGNS
- a CDS encoding VOC family protein; translation: MITGLDHVVVLTSDIAAASAAYETLFARAPAWRNSGDGANRVLFTLDNTTLELMAPRGDEDAAQRVRGALATQGEGLASLCFRTSDVARTHRRLERLTLKPEPVAEVESRDEASGATLSWKRTRAATEATRGVRMFFLERDQERPLSVRTTPASITAMDHVVVSTADPERAAALYGARLGLDMALDRSHPDWGRLMFFRCGDLVVEVTHRPSKGNDKAEADAPDRLRGICWRVADIDATHARLVAAGVDVSEIRTGRKPGTRVITVRNGTCGVPTLLVQPSQGKPD
- the rbsK gene encoding ribokinase; translation: MGRVFVAGSINMDVVATAERHPRVGETVAGQAVLYFPGGKGANQAVASAKLGIPTTLIGRLGTDAFGRELRAFLAAQGVDLAFVKDTDGAHSGTAIITLAHADNTIVVVPGANGLVDADDVVAPALAKGDVAVSQFEIPLPTIAAFFRRARAAGVTTILNPAPAKQADKTLLDLVDILILNETELGLLAGTELSDHDTASRFAEAARTMGPGKIVCVTLGKRGVLVLVKGHQPLLVPGREVKAVDTTGAGDCFVGALASQLAVGKPLGDALAYANAAASICVQRMGAAPSMPTADEVNAVLSTTRPGAGRDP